The following proteins come from a genomic window of Microtus ochrogaster isolate Prairie Vole_2 chromosome 7, MicOch1.0, whole genome shotgun sequence:
- the Rffl gene encoding E3 ubiquitin-protein ligase rififylin isoform X1 — translation MWASCCNWFCLDGQPEEAPPPQGARAQAYSNPGYSSFPSPMGSEPSCKSCGVHFASTTRKQQTCLDCKKNFCMTCSSQEGNGPRLCLLCLRFRATAFQREELMKMKVKDLRDYLSLHDISTEMCREKEELVFLVLGQQPVISEANRTHAPTLTQDFPEQQAFLTQPHASTVPPTSPGLPSSPAQATSVPLAPAQENQATGHVSQDLEEPVFLESTARVPTEDETQSIGSEDSFVPGRRASLSDLTHLEDIESLTVRQLKEILARNFVNYKGCCEKWELMERVTRLYKDQKGLQHLVSGDDDQNGGAVPSGLEENLCKICMDSPIDCVLLECGHMVTCTKCGKRMNECPICRQYVIRAVHVFRS, via the exons ATGTGGGCATCCTGCTGCAATTGGTTCTGCTTGGATGGACAGCCTGAAGAGGCCCCACCACCACAGGGAGCCAGGGCCCAAGCCTATTCCAACCCTGGATAcagttccttcccctcccccatgggCTCGGAACCAAGCTGCAAATCCTGTGGGGTCCACTTCGCAAGCACAACCCGAAAG CAGCAGACCTGCTTGGACTGTAAGAAAAATTTCTGCATGACTTGTTCAAGCCAAGAGGGGAATGGTCcacgcctctgcctcctctgcctgcgGTTCCGAGCCACAGCCTTCCAGCGGGAGGAACTGATGAAGATGAAGGTGAAGGACCTGAGGGACTATCTCAGCCTCCACGACATCTCTACTGAAATGTGCCGGGAGAAAGAAGAGCTGGTGTTTCTGGTGCTTGGCCAGCAGCCTGTGATCTCTGAGGCGAACAGGACTCATGCTCCCACGCTGACCCAGGACTTCCCTGAGCAGCAGGCCTTCCTGACCCAGCCTCACGCCAGCACAGTGCCTCCTACCTCACCTGGCCTCCCTTCTTCGCCTGCACAAGCCACCTCTGTTCCCCTAGCCCCAGCTCAGGAAAATCAG GCCACTGGCCATGTGTCTCAGGACCTCGAGGAGCCCGTCTTCctggagagcacagccagagtaCCTACCGAGGATGAGACCCAG TCCAttggctcagaggacagcttcgtCCCAGGCCGGAGGGCCTCACTATCTGACCTGACCCACCTGGAGGACATTGAAAGCCTGACAGTGCGGCAGCTGAAGGAGATCCTGGCTCGCAACTTTGTCAACTATAAGGGCTGCTGTGAGAAGTGGGAACTGATGGAGAGGGTAACTCGACTGTACAAGGATCAGAAAGGACTCCAGCACCTGG tgTCTGGTGATGACGACCAAAACG GGGGAGCAGTGCCTTCTGGCCTGGAGGAGAACCTGTGTAAGATTTGCATGGACTCACCCATTGACTGCGTTCTGTTGGAGTGTGGCCACATGGTGACCTGTACCAAGTGTGGCAAACGCATGAACGAATGTCCTATCTGCCGGCAGTACGTCATCCGAGCAGTGCATGTCTTCCGGTCCTGA
- the Rffl gene encoding E3 ubiquitin-protein ligase rififylin isoform X2: MWASCCNWFCLDGQPEEAPPPQGARAQAYSNPGYSSFPSPMGSEPSCKSCGVHFASTTRKQTCLDCKKNFCMTCSSQEGNGPRLCLLCLRFRATAFQREELMKMKVKDLRDYLSLHDISTEMCREKEELVFLVLGQQPVISEANRTHAPTLTQDFPEQQAFLTQPHASTVPPTSPGLPSSPAQATSVPLAPAQENQATGHVSQDLEEPVFLESTARVPTEDETQSIGSEDSFVPGRRASLSDLTHLEDIESLTVRQLKEILARNFVNYKGCCEKWELMERVTRLYKDQKGLQHLVSGDDDQNGGAVPSGLEENLCKICMDSPIDCVLLECGHMVTCTKCGKRMNECPICRQYVIRAVHVFRS; this comes from the exons ATGTGGGCATCCTGCTGCAATTGGTTCTGCTTGGATGGACAGCCTGAAGAGGCCCCACCACCACAGGGAGCCAGGGCCCAAGCCTATTCCAACCCTGGATAcagttccttcccctcccccatgggCTCGGAACCAAGCTGCAAATCCTGTGGGGTCCACTTCGCAAGCACAACCCGAAAG CAGACCTGCTTGGACTGTAAGAAAAATTTCTGCATGACTTGTTCAAGCCAAGAGGGGAATGGTCcacgcctctgcctcctctgcctgcgGTTCCGAGCCACAGCCTTCCAGCGGGAGGAACTGATGAAGATGAAGGTGAAGGACCTGAGGGACTATCTCAGCCTCCACGACATCTCTACTGAAATGTGCCGGGAGAAAGAAGAGCTGGTGTTTCTGGTGCTTGGCCAGCAGCCTGTGATCTCTGAGGCGAACAGGACTCATGCTCCCACGCTGACCCAGGACTTCCCTGAGCAGCAGGCCTTCCTGACCCAGCCTCACGCCAGCACAGTGCCTCCTACCTCACCTGGCCTCCCTTCTTCGCCTGCACAAGCCACCTCTGTTCCCCTAGCCCCAGCTCAGGAAAATCAG GCCACTGGCCATGTGTCTCAGGACCTCGAGGAGCCCGTCTTCctggagagcacagccagagtaCCTACCGAGGATGAGACCCAG TCCAttggctcagaggacagcttcgtCCCAGGCCGGAGGGCCTCACTATCTGACCTGACCCACCTGGAGGACATTGAAAGCCTGACAGTGCGGCAGCTGAAGGAGATCCTGGCTCGCAACTTTGTCAACTATAAGGGCTGCTGTGAGAAGTGGGAACTGATGGAGAGGGTAACTCGACTGTACAAGGATCAGAAAGGACTCCAGCACCTGG tgTCTGGTGATGACGACCAAAACG GGGGAGCAGTGCCTTCTGGCCTGGAGGAGAACCTGTGTAAGATTTGCATGGACTCACCCATTGACTGCGTTCTGTTGGAGTGTGGCCACATGGTGACCTGTACCAAGTGTGGCAAACGCATGAACGAATGTCCTATCTGCCGGCAGTACGTCATCCGAGCAGTGCATGTCTTCCGGTCCTGA
- the Rffl gene encoding E3 ubiquitin-protein ligase rififylin isoform X3, with product MISSEHGSSDLSCSCFGQPTVCCGSVLRQAKADFTMWASCCNWFCLDGQPEEAPPPQGARAQAYSNPGYSSFPSPMGSEPSCKSCGVHFASTTRKQTCLDCKKNFCMTCSSQEGNGPRLCLLCLRFRATAFQREELMKMKVKDLRDYLSLHDISTEMCREKEELVFLVLGQQPVISEANRTHAPTLTQDFPEQQAFLTQPHASTVPPTSPGLPSSPAQATSVPLAPAQENQATGHVSQDLEEPVFLESTARVPTEDETQSIGSEDSFVPGRRASLSDLTHLEDIESLTVRQLKEILARNFVNYKGCCEKWELMERVTRLYKDQKGLQHLVSGDDDQNGGAVPSGLEENLCKICMDSPIDCVLLECGHMVTCTKCGKRMNECPICRQYVIRAVHVFRS from the exons ATTTTACCATGTGGGCATCCTGCTGCAATTGGTTCTGCTTGGATGGACAGCCTGAAGAGGCCCCACCACCACAGGGAGCCAGGGCCCAAGCCTATTCCAACCCTGGATAcagttccttcccctcccccatgggCTCGGAACCAAGCTGCAAATCCTGTGGGGTCCACTTCGCAAGCACAACCCGAAAG CAGACCTGCTTGGACTGTAAGAAAAATTTCTGCATGACTTGTTCAAGCCAAGAGGGGAATGGTCcacgcctctgcctcctctgcctgcgGTTCCGAGCCACAGCCTTCCAGCGGGAGGAACTGATGAAGATGAAGGTGAAGGACCTGAGGGACTATCTCAGCCTCCACGACATCTCTACTGAAATGTGCCGGGAGAAAGAAGAGCTGGTGTTTCTGGTGCTTGGCCAGCAGCCTGTGATCTCTGAGGCGAACAGGACTCATGCTCCCACGCTGACCCAGGACTTCCCTGAGCAGCAGGCCTTCCTGACCCAGCCTCACGCCAGCACAGTGCCTCCTACCTCACCTGGCCTCCCTTCTTCGCCTGCACAAGCCACCTCTGTTCCCCTAGCCCCAGCTCAGGAAAATCAG GCCACTGGCCATGTGTCTCAGGACCTCGAGGAGCCCGTCTTCctggagagcacagccagagtaCCTACCGAGGATGAGACCCAG TCCAttggctcagaggacagcttcgtCCCAGGCCGGAGGGCCTCACTATCTGACCTGACCCACCTGGAGGACATTGAAAGCCTGACAGTGCGGCAGCTGAAGGAGATCCTGGCTCGCAACTTTGTCAACTATAAGGGCTGCTGTGAGAAGTGGGAACTGATGGAGAGGGTAACTCGACTGTACAAGGATCAGAAAGGACTCCAGCACCTGG tgTCTGGTGATGACGACCAAAACG GGGGAGCAGTGCCTTCTGGCCTGGAGGAGAACCTGTGTAAGATTTGCATGGACTCACCCATTGACTGCGTTCTGTTGGAGTGTGGCCACATGGTGACCTGTACCAAGTGTGGCAAACGCATGAACGAATGTCCTATCTGCCGGCAGTACGTCATCCGAGCAGTGCATGTCTTCCGGTCCTGA